From Apium graveolens cultivar Ventura chromosome 9, ASM990537v1, whole genome shotgun sequence, the proteins below share one genomic window:
- the LOC141685645 gene encoding secreted RxLR effector protein 161-like encodes MDKAHPLTTPMVVRSLEVEKDHFRPKNKMKRLLDLKFHISVQLALSLNLLARFSSDPTKMHWDGIKHIFRYLRGTIDLGLFFPNNSRSQLVGYADAGYMSDPHFGRSQTGYLFTYCDTAISWKSTKQNMAATSSNHAELLAIHETSRECIWLRSVIQHIRKSCGLSSISDSPTLKLGQIDRKKSNKTDKLGRREYLTD; translated from the exons ATGGACAAAGCTCATCCACTAACCACACCAATGGTTGTTCGATCACTCGAGGTTGAAAAGGATCATTTCCGTCCTAAAAATAAGATGAAGAGACTCTTGGACCTGAAGTTCCATATCTCAGTGCAATTGGCGCTCTCAT TGAACCTGTTGGCAAGATTTAGTTCTGACCCTACTAAAATGCATTGGGATGGAATAAAACATATATTCAGATATCTTCGAGGGACAATCGATCTTGGACTATTCTTCCCAAACAATTCAAGATCACAGCTAGTTGGATATGCAGATGCTGGATACatgtcagatcctcattttggGCGATCACAAACAGGTTACCTATTTACATATTGTGATACTGCTATCTCTTGGAAGTCTACAAAACAGAATATGGCTGCAACTTCCTCAAACCACGCAGAGTTACTAGCAATTCATGAAACAAGTAGAGAATGTATTTGGCTAAGGTCGGTCATTCAACATATTCGAAAATCATGTGGATTATCAAGTATTTCAGACAGTCCTACA TTAAAATTGGGTCAAATTGACCGTAAAAagtcaaacaagacagataaattgggacggagagAGTATTTGACTGACTAG